From the genome of Oscillospiraceae bacterium:
TCTCTGGCTTTTCCAATTCCATCTTTCTTTGTATTGCTTGCAGACTTTCTTTTGTAGATTTCTTGCCATTCACAACTGTAGGAAGTGCTTCCGGCAATACTTGTCGAATACACCATCTAACCTGCTTCAAGTCTTCAAGAGAGATATTCACTTTTCTAAGTTCTGCTAACTGTGTTTCATTATCTTTTGATAATGTTGCTCGTTCAGCATTTAGTTCCTTTCTATCAATCGGTAATTTCTCAATCAGCTTCTTTAAGGTGCGATCTGCTTTTCTGTATTTTGCCAATTCATCTGAATGTTCATCAGCAAATTTTTCTTTTCTTGACTTCCAACCAATGGATACATACTTATCATGAACAGTCTCTGTCTCCTTCATAGTTTTTACTGCCTCAAGTATCGCATCAATATCAGCAATTCTGCTGTCATTGGCTTTCATCTTTGCACGAATTTCTCTTGCAGTCGCATTGGTTTCATTCAAATATTTTCCGAGTTTTGGAATGGTATCAATGTCCTGTTCCCTAAGAACTGCAATCAAATGGAACATCTGCTTTAAGTCTTTAATTTGACCTTGGTTCTGTCCGTATGCTGACCATGTTGCTCTGCCTTCTTTGCGGAGATTCATGTAAGCATTAAGGATTTCTGCAAGGCTCTGTTCCTCTGGCTTTTCCATTGAAGACTGTTCTTTGATTTTCTCTGATAAGTCAGATAACCAGCTCTGCAGGGAACGAATAACATTGCGGATAGAGTCGAATAATTTGTTAGCAGTAATAACTTGCCTGTTCAGATTCCCAAGCTCCGTTTGAATACCTCTACGCTCCATTGCTGTAGCTTCTGGTCCGAGATGAATTTGTGGAGCATGGGGATTGCCCTGACGCTCAAAAGAGCGCAAATCAACACGTTCTGTTCTTCCGGCATTATCAAGATACTTGTTCTGGACAACTTCCCATTCGTGCCTCCATATCTCGCCATACTTTCGCTCATTCCAATCGACTGTATTAGCCTTATGGTTCTTCCAACTACCATTGGGTAAACGGATACGCTCCCCGTTTTCGTCAAGGTCATATTCCTTGTGACATTTGGGAAGCCATTGTCCTTGTTCGTCCATCGGTCTGAGGGTAAGCAAGATATGAGCATGAGGGTTTCCATCGCCTTTATCATGGATAGCAA
Proteins encoded in this window:
- a CDS encoding MobA/MobL family protein, whose protein sequence is MPCPHFDIKIVQRSKRQSSVAASAYQSGDMLFSEYDQKRKFYSDKRGIAFTEIILPENAPPKYKDRNTLWNAVEEKENQWNSQLARRFIMALPKEISREEQIRLMEEYCKSQFVSKGMIADFAIHDKGDGNPHAHILLTLRPMDEQGQWLPKCHKEYDLDENGERIRLPNGSWKNHKANTVDWNERKYGEIWRHEWEVVQNKYLDNAGRTERVDLRSFERQGNPHAPQIHLGPEATAMERRGIQTELGNLNRQVITANKLFDSIRNVIRSLQSWLSDLSEKIKEQSSMEKPEEQSLAEILNAYMNLRKEGRATWSAYGQNQGQIKDLKQMFHLIAVLREQDIDTIPKLGKYLNETNATAREIRAKMKANDSRIADIDAILEAVKTMKETETVHDKYVSIGWKSRKEKFADEHSDELAKYRKADRTLKKLIEKLPIDRKELNAERATLSKDNETQLAELRKVNISLEDLKQVRWCIRQVLPEALPTVVNGKKSTKESLQAIQRKMELEKPEKKSPQKKQNMEL